From Triticum urartu cultivar G1812 chromosome 2, Tu2.1, whole genome shotgun sequence, a single genomic window includes:
- the LOC125541301 gene encoding transcription factor RSL2-like has product MESSYSSAMPMETDMMSQFLGGDHHCFAYEQQDESMEAMAAMFLPALDTDSNSSSSCLNYEVSPQCWPQPQPQPGHSSSVTSFLDPGHGYESFEFPVMDPFPHAEFQSHCTDIPYLGGGGEDLSPLDSNCAPAAGEEAANDHIPVTNKRKSRAATTASKKAKKAGKKDFTSNDIEGDDTYVIDPQSSSSCTSEDGGLDGNTKSSSKKTGTRASRGAATDPQSLYARKRRERINERLKTLQNLVPNGTKVDISTMLEEAVEYVKFMQLQIKLLSSDDMWMYAPLAYNGINVSSLEMHIAALQK; this is encoded by the exons ATGGAAAGCTCCTACAGTTCAGCCATGCCGATGGAGACCGACATGATGTCGCAGTTCCTCGGAGGCGACCACCACTGCTTCGCCTACGAGCAGCAGGACGAGTCCATGGAGGCAATGGCGGCCATGTTCTTGCCTGCCCTCGACACCGACTCCAACTCCTCCTCTAGCTGCCTCAACTACGAGGTGTCTCCACAATGCTGGCCACAGCCTCAGCCTCAGCCAGGCCACAGTTCCAGCGTCACCAGTTTCCTTGATCCGGGCCACGGCTACGAGAGCTTTGAGTTCCCGGTTATGGACCCCTTCCCGCATGCCGAATTCCAGTCCCATTGCACCGACATCCCctacctcggcggcggcggcgaggatcTGAGTCCTCTAGACAGCAACTGTGCACCAGCCGCAGGTGAAGAAGCAGCAAATGATCATATACCTGTGACTAACAAGAGGAAGTCCAGAGCTGCCACCACG GCATCAAAGAAGGCCAAAAAGGCTGGCAAAAAGGATTTCACCAGCAACGACATCGAAGGCGACGACACCTATGTCATCGATCCTCAAAGCTCCAGCAGCTGCACCTCAGAAGATGGGGGTTTGGATGGCAACACCAAGTCGAGCTCCAAGAAGACAGGCACCAGAGCCAGCCGTGGAGCAGCAACTGATCCTCAGAGCCTCTATGCAAGG AAAAGGAGAGAGAGGATCAATGAAAGATTGAAAACCCTGCAGAACTTGGTTCCCAATGGAACAAAG GTTGACATCAGTACAATGCTAGAGGAAGCAGTGGAGTATGTTAAGTTTATGCAGCTTCAGATTAAG TTGTTGAGCTCCGACGACATGTGGATGTACGCACCCCTCGCTTACAACGGGATTAACGTCAGCAGTCTTGAGATGCACATCGCTGCTCTGCAAAAATAA